TGAACAAGGAAATCGTCATTGTGGGCTCCGGCTTCGCTGCTCGTCAGGTGGTCAAGAACTTGCGCAGGCTCGATGCAGCGGTGCCCATTCGGCTGATTGCTGCAGACAGTTGCGATGAGTACAACAAGCCCGACCTGAGTCACGTCATCAGTCTCAATCAGACAGCGGACGACATGACTCGTCAGTCTGCGGCGGAGTTTGCCGAGATGTATCGGTTAACCCTGAATGCTGGTTGCCAGCTGACTGCAATTGATCGTGAAAACAAGCGTGTCAGCGCCGGCAGTGAGGCGTTCAGCTACGACAAACTGATTCTTGCCACGGGTGCGCAAGCCATCGTTCCGCCAATTCCCGGACGGGAGTGGATGGTGACTTTGAATAGTCAGCAAGAATACCGTCATGCACAACACGCTCTGAGAGCGGCAGAGCGCGTACTGATTCTGGGAGCCGGCTTGATTGGCAGTGAACTGGCAATGGATGTCAATCGTGCCGGAAAGCAAGTGGTACTGATGGATAAGTCCTGCAGCCTGCTGGCATCGTTGCTGCCTGTTGAGGTGAGTAGCCGCTTGCAGCATCGGTTATGCCAGATGGGGGTGGAAATGGTGTTCAACCAGGCTTTGGAATCCATTGAAAAGAGAGACGATAGCCTGTTGGCGACTTTGTCCAATGGCCGGCAAATCACCACCGATGTGATCATTGCCTCAATCGGATTGAAACCTGATACGACGTTAGCGGCGCAGGCTGGCCTACGGGTTGATCGTGGCATTGAAGTTGATGAACGCATGTGCACCTCTGACCCACACATATTTGCCGTTGGCGATTGCGCGCAAATCCAGGGCAAGCTGCTGCCGTTTCTACAACCCATTCAGTTAAGCGCCATGACCCTGGCGAGTAATGTGCTGGGTGGCGATGAGCAAGTGAAGTTCCCGGCGATGCTGGTGAAGATCAAGACCCCGGAAATGCCGCTGCACCTGGCCGGAGAAACCAACCGGAAGGACTTGCAATGGCAGATCAACCTTGAGGCACAGGGGCTGGTAGCCAAAGGGCTGGACATGGCAGGGCAGCTGCGGGCGTTTGTCGTCAGTGAAGACCAAATGAAGCAGGCCTTTACATTACTACGGCAACTCTCGTTGTAAATAAAATTGGCAGGGCTCACCCGGATCGACCAATCGCGCTGAGTGTTTTGTTCTTCCTAGACTTATTATCGACGTCAAGTCTGCAATCGCCAGATCGGCTTTGAGTAATTGACGTTAGACCGTCTTGCCGAACAAAAGCCGGACTTGTGTGATCGCGACTTGTATATCATGCAACCGGCCTTGACCTGCGTTGGCATGGTTTACTATCAAGAGTTCCCGAGCAAAATGCAGCTGTACCGCTTGATGTGGGCCTCGTCAGCCTTCGAAAACAGGAGAGCACAGTTCTAGGCCTAGGCTAGGCCGAACGGGTTGCGTTTCGTGCCGGGGGTGGCAGAAGGCGCGGATGGAGCAGCAGGTTCTTGTTTGGTTCGGTGGGTTCCGAGTTTCATCATCACCCTAGCCGCTCAATTCCTCAATCGTTGAGCCAGCGCAGCGCCATAAAGTTCTGTGTACTCATCGAACACGAGCCGCGCCCACTGGTTTTGGGAATGTATTGAGGTTGGGCGCGGTCAGGCGTTGCATCATGTTATTTACCGTTCTGGTAGGCTCACCGTTCGTAACGGCGGCGCGCGTTCGTCCAATTGGCTACGGATGTAATCCAGTAGCGCAGCTTGGAATAAACCCCTTTTTGACCGTTGAAGTACTTTAAAAACAAGTCCAAAATTAAGTCTTTTCCTGCTCCGGCAAGAAAAGAAACCCCTTATATTTCAATGGGTCGGACGCCAGATACGAGTCTCGTTTCCCGCTCCAATTATTTTGCTATAGACTTCCATTGAAGTATGTAGAGATCAAAAAAAGAGGCTTAGGTCTCTTTTTTAGTTCCAGTAAAGTCTATTCTGTTACATTGGCATCCGCGATTTTTTAGTACATTTTTTAGTACATCAATTCGACGCTTGGTAAATCAGTTTTTAGAGCTGCTTGGCACTCTGATGGCTGTACAACACTCCTTCATTCATATGAGTGGAGTTAGTACAATGGTTCTTACCGATACGGCGGTCCGGCACGCCAAACCTAGCGCAAAAAACTACACCCTTTCTGACTTTGACGGCCTTGCGCTTTTCGTGAATACGAAGGGCACCAAGAGCTGGCACTTCCGTTTTTCTTGGGCGGGCAAACAGCCTCGTATTTCGCTCGGTACTTATCCTGAAATAGGTCTACGCGATGCTCGCGTTCTGCGTGATATCGCCAGGGCGCTGATCGCGAAGGGTATCGATCCCCGCGATCAGCGACGCCTTGAGCGCAATGCCAAGCTGTTGACCTGCAAAGCGCCTCCTGAGCATCGTTTTAGCGTTGATGTGTTGCAAATCCTCGGTCCTTGAGGGAGGGGCGCGGCATCATCCGAAGGCGTGCCTCTTAACCCTATTTATGCCTCGGGATGAGTGAAGGGTCGGACAGGTGCATTCTGCCGTCCAGGTTAGCCAGCCACTACACCTGGTTGATTTGTCCAGCGTGCCCCTGCGTAGGTTGGGCGTCACCAGCAAGCAATTGATCGACACTGAGAAAGATCAATGCCCCGCGTCGCGCAAATGGGCAGAGGCGACCCTCCGTCAATACCCTGATGTGCAATGGCTGTCGTGGGTGTCGGGACAAGATGACTCGGCACGTGCGGTGGTGCTTTTCGGTGACCGGATTTCTGAGGGTGCGTTCCATCCGCAGGGGGGCGTCACGCAGCTTGACTGAGGATTCGGCTGTGTTCGACACGGTGCTAGATTTGGCGGACCTGATCGGTCGTCATCATCGCGGGAAAAACTGAGCCAAAATGACCGAGCAGCGCCCCTTGAATTCGCTCTCTAAGGCCGAACTTGGTGCCAATCGCAGCATCGCGCAGCAGATTTTTATCGGGCATAAGAATTTCTCGCCCGCGGTTCACCGGCAGGCAGGTAAGAAGAGGTGCGGGCGCGCTAATACCGTGCAGTGCGATTATAGTTCAATAAAAAGTTCGATTTCCTTACTTTCCTAATAAAATAAGGAGTAAAAGATACAAATAATCCCCAAGGCCACGACAGATGTATTTAAAACAACGAAGGCGAGTGTTTTGGGAATGGTCCGATAGCGAGCTTCACAATCGTTGTCACGATGGCTTGCTCTCAGACGGTGGGCAGATTGATGTGCAGGTGCGGACTTCCCGCACCGGGGCGGTTCAATTGTTTGTTGGTGCCTACGACGGAGAAGGTTCGATGCTTTTTGAGGAGTACTACAAGGAGCGGCCGGGGGAGTCGATGAGTACAGCGCTAGCGTTCGGTGTAGGGAGGGCAATGACTCTCACGTCGACGAAGCTGTTACCCCTTCCATCTACGGCTCGACTGGGTATTTATCGCAAGGCTTGATGCCTAAAATTCCTCAATGTAGCCCTGTAGATTACTTAGGCCATGTGGAGCGGCGGGCCCCGAGCTGGAAGGCGCCTGGAACTGGAGCAGCGTCTGTCGGCCAACGAACAGACCCATTAAGGAACTGAGCGATGCACAACGAATCAGGCTCGTCTACGTGACCGCCTTGCCACTTCTGGCCGGCAGCTGTCAGTCCTCCTCGAGAATTCAGTCGACGGCTGCTCAGTGCCTACCGCCACCGACGCCGTGATTCATGGAGGAGCAGAGCCCAACTCGCCCCGGCGCATGCTCGACGAATTATCGATATCACCGACGACGGTGACCGAACTGTAATTAAATTGAGATCGTAGTCTGCTCACAGCGCCACTATGCTACGCGACTTCTTGCGGTTTCCAACGCATGTCTTGAACGAGTCCGCTCGCAGCACCTGAATGCCAAGATCGTGTCCTTAGGCTTCTCACCCCAGCGCCATGCGCTGATCGACGGCATGGCGTACTCCACTCAAACTTACCTATGCATCCAGATGAATGGAGCTTAGGCTAGAGCTAGGGTTATCACGACTATGCTAGAATTAGATAACGTAGATAACTGGAGAGGAGATTTCCATGAGCGTTACAGAGCAGTCGGGCGTCTCCACCTTGATCGGTACGCCTAAGGAGGCTCGGGCCAGCTTGAGCCGCTCGCATGCGGACCGAGTGCTGGTCGTGTCCTTCGATCAGGTCAACCTCAGCGTATTTGAGGTGTTGGCGGAAAACTTCGCCAATGTGGCTTCTTCGATGTACGAGGTGCTGCAGGAGCGTCAGGACCCGAAGTCGCTAGAGCGACTGGCCGAGGTGTTTGTGACGCGTAAGCCGCCTTCGCCTCGCTTGCTCAAGGAAGCGGCAATGCTGGTACAGGCCCGCAAAGCGGTGTTGGAAAGCGGTGACTGGCTGACCGCCGCAGACATCGCCCAAGTGGCACAGTTGAGTACACGAAACCCGAGTGCCCAGCCCAACAAATGGAAAAAGCAGGGGCAGATCTTTGCCATCAGTCACGGTGGGGTCGATTATTTCCCTGGCTACGGCTTGGACCCGGACGCGGGCTATCGGCCGTTCAAGGCGCTGGCCAAAATCATTGAGGCTTTCGCTGGCCACAAGGACGGCTGGGGGATGGCTTACTGGTTTCGCTCCGATAATAGTTTTCTGGGAGGCAAAAGACCTCAGGACTTGTTGGCATCGGCGCCTGATCGGGTGATTGCTGCAGCACTGGATGAAATCCAAGGTATTGTCCATGGCTAAGCAGCGTACCGAGTCCAGTGAGGGTAGGGCGACGCCTCCCACGGATTTGGCGGCGTCCGTTACCCCAGTGCCTGCGGCTACGTTGCACGTCACTTTCACCGTGATCGCCAAAGGCGATGTGTTTCACCGTGTGCACCAGGATAAGTATCAGCCTGATCAATTCAATCCTGGTGTGCACGGCAACGCACGCTTCAGCCCGATCCAGGATAATCAGGGGCGGGCGATTCCCACCTTGTATGGCGGCACGACAGTCGATTGCGCCTTGATGGAGACCGTCTTCCACGACGTTCCCCATACGGCTGGGTTTAAGAGCTTCGACAAAGGCAAGCTAACTGGACAGGTGCATTCTGCCGTCCAGGTTAGCCAACCGCTGCGCCTGGTTGATCTGTCCAGCGTGCCCCTGCGGAAACTGGGCATCACGCGCAAACAATTGATCGACACTGAGAAAGATCAATATCCTGCGACGCGCAAATGGGCCGAGGCAATCCACCGTCAGTGTCCAGATGCCCAAGGGCTGACTTGGGTGTCGCGACAGGATGATTCGGCGCGTGCGGTGGTGCTCTTCGGTGACCGTATTCCTGACGGCGCACTCCACCCGCAGGGGGCGTCGCGCAGCTTGTCCGGCGATTCGACTGTGTTCGACACGGTGCTCAATCTGGCAGAGCGGATTGGGGTCGTTATCATCCCGGGAAAAAGCTGAGTCAAAATGGCCGAACAGTGGCCCCTGGGATCCTCTCTCTGAGGCTGGAGTTGCCACCAGTCATTAGATCTTGCCGAAGACGGCGAGTTTTTATGGGGGGCATTAATGGTGATTTCCGTACAAGTTTTACGTGGTGTCGACGGCCAGACACGTCTCGCCTACCTCCCAAGGAAGGGGGGCTTGCCACGGAGCGCAGCAACAACGATGGCTGGCTCCGTGCTGGCCTTACGCGGAGCTCGTTATGATCGCCAACCAACCGATGAATGATGAACTGGTGAGCCGGCTGGAAGAAAAAATTCCAGCCATGGTGAAAGGCGCGATCAAAGCTGCTTATATCAATACGCTGGCGGCCGGACTCAGCGTGATGGAAATCAGAGATGGCATGCTCGTTGAAACAACGGCCGATGGTCCGCACACGGTTATTCGGATGGCCAAGCCCAAGCATAAGGTCGCTTCGGGCAGGATTATCAAGGTGCGCCACCTTTTCATAACGCGAGGCTGAGAGGATCCCTATCTTCACGATGTCGCCGCGCAGCGCGCGGGAAATCTGCACATCCGTCATGTCAGTCTTTGTCCTTTGCGCGAAAAATCGCCAAGCTCGCCATCGCATGGGCGGTTAAATCAGTGACCTTGGGTTCTCAGCTTAGCCAAGCCCTGCTTGATGTGTCCGGCGTTCTCTCCGATGGTGTGAAGTGCACCTCGGACGTTAGCACCAATCTCCGTTGCACCTTGGTCTTCTACCTTCAAGGTCAGCTCCATCACCGCGGCCTCCAAGGCGAGCTGATTTTGGTACAGCCGCTCAAGAACATCAGAAAGTGAATATTCGCTGGGCATTGTTTTGGCTCCAATCGAGGACTCAAGAGCGTAGCAGCGGAAGGGGCGGAAACAAAAGGGCGGACGAGGGAAGCGCGTACCTGTTGATATCGAGCGACAGTAATCGGCCTGGAAGGTAAAACGCTAAATCGGGTCTATAGCAGAGTCTATTTTAAGCCAGATTTCCTGCGCCGATTTGAAGCTGACTGCCGCAGACTTGGTCGATTTCGCCTACGACTTCTACAGCCTGGCGCAGAAAGATGCCTTCCGCGTGTTGTTGCACCCGGGGGCTGAACAAGCCTGGCGCGACCGTCGCCGTGTAACACGTCAGGGAGGCGTCCTGACATGGCCTTCTCGGCACGAGACAGCGATGAAGTGCTCAGCGAGATCAACGTCACGCCCTTGGGGGATGTCATATTGCTGCTGCTGGTGGTGTTCATCGTCACCGCGTCGCTGCTGACAAACGCCATCTCCGTCAACCTGCCCAAGACCGAGTCGGTACCAGTGGAGCAGAAAGACCGTTGGTGGTGAGCATTGATGACAAGGGCAAGGTCTTCATCAATAAGGACGAGATCCAGCAGATTTGCTGGAGTTGAACCTTAAAGCCGCCAAGGCGAAAAAATCTGACGTCCGCGTGCAGCTGCAGGCGGACAACGGGGTGAATTATGGCGAGGTGGCTCGGGCCATGGCGTCTATTGACCGGCGGGGATCAGCAAGTTATCAGTGATTACGGCGAAGTAGATTAAGATTCGTCAGGCACTATCCATAGTGCACTGACGTTGTCGCCGTCATCGAGGCGCTCGGCTATCGCCTTGTCCATCGCATCACGGAATGCTTGCAAGGCAGGGCGAGACGTTGATTGAGGCTCGGTATCAAATTCCTCAAGCGTACGCAGCCAGCCGGCTAACTGAGGATAACTTTTTTTCAGGTTACGCTTACCGACTACCCTGCTTAGCAGCTTTGTACACAGGTGTTGTCCTTGGGGGGTGAGTCCATGGTAAGTGACGAATTCCTGTCGATTTGTTTCCATGCGTAGGTAGCGGATATGTTCATCATAAAAATGGTAGCGGGGATGAAAAAAATGCATGGTCGCAGGGGAAGGGTAAGCTTTAGGCGATCCAGTGAAATTTCCCCAATCAGCGTCGGATTTCAATGAATTGCAATCATTGCAGGCAATCGCGAGGTTGCGCGCACGGAGCGCAAATTCTGGATAGTGCTTGCGTGGCAGAATATGTTCTATGGGGCTCGCATGTGCATTGTTTAATAGCCAACGCTTGCAATAGCAGCAACGTGGCTCTTGGCGAGCCTTCAGGCTTTTACGAAGCAGGGCCTTGAGATCCTTGCTCGGAGCATTTTTAGTATCGCCCAGGCGAGTCCAGACATGGATATCGCCACCTTTTGCCGCGATCCGCAATTCACGCAGGAGGGTCAGACGGTCCTGTCGAAGGCTCAAGCGCTTTTCGGCTCGGGAAGGTTTGAGGTCTGTGGCTTCGGCCGCTTTACCCGTCATTCAGGCAACTCCTCTTGGGCGAAGCGAAATGTCTCGGCAATCGCTTGACGAGCTTGAATGATCAATTGCCGGTCCTGCTCATATCGCTTGTCTTCGCGATTGCCGGAGTTCGTCATGATCTCCTCCATGTCATTTAGCTCATCCACCAGATTTTGTTGCTGGCTGGCGTCGATACCTTGGCTGTGATTAATTGCTCTAATTGCTTTTGCGACAAGGGCGGCACAACGTTCGGCGATTTCGCGATTGTGTGGCGTATAGGTCTCGAATCCCTCCAGTAGTATGGTCTCCACTGAATGGCGC
The sequence above is drawn from the Pseudomonas sp. St316 genome and encodes:
- a CDS encoding RES family NAD+ phosphorylase codes for the protein MAKQRTESSEGRATPPTDLAASVTPVPAATLHVTFTVIAKGDVFHRVHQDKYQPDQFNPGVHGNARFSPIQDNQGRAIPTLYGGTTVDCALMETVFHDVPHTAGFKSFDKGKLTGQVHSAVQVSQPLRLVDLSSVPLRKLGITRKQLIDTEKDQYPATRKWAEAIHRQCPDAQGLTWVSRQDDSARAVVLFGDRIPDGALHPQGASRSLSGDSTVFDTVLNLAERIGVVIIPGKS
- the norW gene encoding NADH:flavorubredoxin reductase NorW; amino-acid sequence: MNKEIVIVGSGFAARQVVKNLRRLDAAVPIRLIAADSCDEYNKPDLSHVISLNQTADDMTRQSAAEFAEMYRLTLNAGCQLTAIDRENKRVSAGSEAFSYDKLILATGAQAIVPPIPGREWMVTLNSQQEYRHAQHALRAAERVLILGAGLIGSELAMDVNRAGKQVVLMDKSCSLLASLLPVEVSSRLQHRLCQMGVEMVFNQALESIEKRDDSLLATLSNGRQITTDVIIASIGLKPDTTLAAQAGLRVDRGIEVDERMCTSDPHIFAVGDCAQIQGKLLPFLQPIQLSAMTLASNVLGGDEQVKFPAMLVKIKTPEMPLHLAGETNRKDLQWQINLEAQGLVAKGLDMAGQLRAFVVSEDQMKQAFTLLRQLSL